The Candidatus Desulfofervidus auxilii DNA segment GTGCCATCATATTTATGTCTGATATAGACTGGTGCCACAAACTGATAGCCATTTTCCAAAACTGGTTCTATAAGAGATTTTATCCAATTTGAGGTAATGCTACGTATGTCAGCATCCACCACTGCACAGGCCTTTACATCTAACCAAACAGCCGCTTCAAAAATAGACCTTAAGGCACTGCCTTTACCTGCTGGTCCCCGATAAATTGAAACAATCTTTTCCTGCCAGGGCTTTAATTGAACATCCTTTACTACTTCACGAGTATCGTCAGTAGAACCTCCATCAGCGATAAAAACCACATTCCTCATATGATTAAAGTGTTTATGTAAACCTTCACTCACTGTTTCAATCACATGAGCGATGGTTTTTTCACTATTATAACAAGGTATGCCCACTAAAATATCACTCTTCTCAATTTGTTCTATTCTCTTTCGGGTATAATCTCTAAGGGCAGACTTATACATCTTTTATTCTAGTTTAATAAAAAATTAGCTTTTTGTCACTAGTTAAAAGGGATACTTTTTTGATAGTGGATTTGGGGTTACTAAACAATTACATTTTTTCTTCAATTTTTTTACATAAATATTTGACTTCGCGGCTTAAAAACTCTCTTTTTTTTATTTCCTTCTCTATTGAATTAAGTGCATTGAGAATACTACTATGATGGCGACGGAAGTTTTTTCCCAATTCAGTCAAGGAGAGATTCAAATATCGTTTTGCCAAATATATAGCAAGTTTCCGGGGAATAATGATTTGTTTCTGACGGGATTTAGAAATTAGGTCTTCACAGTTTATCTTGTAATGCTGACAGACCAGTTTTTTTATTTCACTTAAATTAATTTTAGAAGTTCTGGGAGTAAACATTTCTCTTACTTCTTTAGCTAGGTCTAAATCAATAGCACGTTTTTGAAGAAGAGAACGTGCTTTAATATTATTAATAGCACTTTCTAAACGCCTTACATCGCCATCTATATGTTGAGCTAAATACTCAAGTACATTTTCAGGTATCAACACATTTTTTCCCTTGGCCTTCTTTCTCAAAATTTCTAACCGCATTTTAAAATCCGGTGGGTCAATAGGGACCATCAAACTACTCTCTATCCGAGATCTTAATTCTTTTTTAAGACCCGGGATATTTTGAGGATAAATAAGACTGGTAAAAACCACCTTTTTTCTTCTCTCCCATAGCACATCCAGAGTGTAATTCAACTCTGTCTGAATTTTTTCTTTTCCACTTAAAAAATGAATATTTTCCAAAATTAAAACATTGCAGTCTCTGCGGTATTTTTTTTTAAACTCATGTATGCGATGTTCCTTAAGGGCACTTACCATTTCGTTGGTAAAGTCTTCGGCAGTAATATAAAGAATTTTTGTGTATTTCCCAGAACTTATCATATGGTTGGCAATAGATTGAGAAAGATGGCTTTTTCCTAACCCCGTATCTGAACAGAAAAATATAGGTTGGTCAAGGTGGTCATTGGCTAAATTATAAGCAGCCGTGTAAGCATATTGATTAGTTCTTCCTACAATAAATTCTTTAAAAGTGAAATTTTCACAAAGCCGAGGATAAGCTAAAGGCAAAGTAGGTTGGGGAACAGCGATGGAAGTTTTCTTTTTGTTCTTTACTGTTTTGAAAATAACATCGTTATATTCTGGTGCATATTGCCTCCAGGCTTCCTTAAGGAAATGATAAAAATGTCTCTTTACCCATTGTAAAAAAAAGCTATTGGGACATCCCAAAATAATTCGGTCCCCTTCTGTTTTTAACAACACTAAAGGCTGTATCCAGATCTGAAATGAGTTAGGAGGCAAGGTTTGGGCAAGTTTCTCCTTTACTTTTTGCCAGAGATTATCTAATCCAGCTTGTTTAAAATCCATAGTCAAAACTTTTATCTTTTTAAAAAAGGAAAGTCAAATAGGCTAATAGAACGGATATCCTACTTGACAGATATTTAGGTTTTTTATTTGAGCTTGGAATATCAATCATTTCTTAATTATTGTGGTGGGAGTGCATATTTCAGTCTATTTTTTTTCAAGTTATATAGGGATGTTAAAAACGATAGTCTATTTTGGGGTAGTCTTAAACTTAAGTAACTCCTGTTTTCTCTTTTTTCTTTTAATTTTACTGAACATTCCCCAAAATTTAGGCGTTAATCTTTAAAAACATTCCTGTCTGCCCTGTCTGCCGGCAGGCAGGCAGGGATGAATTAAGGATTTTTGGCGTTCAATAAGTGGAATAAGAAAATCAAAATCAGGGGTTTGGTCTCCACATTTGACATTAAACTGGTCTGTCTGATTCATATGCGTAAAGCGTGAGGCGTAAGGAGTTTTTTAACACTTTACTTTTAACGCTTTACTCTTTACGGCTTTTTCTTTTAAAGTTATTACTGTTTTGAGGAGCTTACCTTTCTTTTTAGAAAGCTTTTAAAAATTTTAGGGAAAGTCCTTTTAATTTTAAGCTTTATTTTTTGAAAAAATTTTTACCTTTTTGAACTTCTTTTTTCCTAGCTGAATTAGGTAGGTTTTACCACTAGGAATTTCTGTTTCAGGTGACATTACCTTTTCTTGATTAATTTTTACCCCACCTTGTATGATTAGACGTTTTGCTTCTGAAGTACTGGAGGTAAAATGAGCTAGTTGAAGGAGTTTAGGAAGCCATATTTTCCCCTCAGGCCAGGAGATGGCTATCTCCTCAATTTTTTTCGGAAGCTTTTTATGTTTAAATACCCTCTCAAATTCTATCTCTGCCTCTTTTGCTGCCTTTTGCCCATGAAAACGAGTTACAATTTCTAAGGCCAATTGTTTTTTTACCTCTTTGGGATGTAAACTTCCTTTTTGGACTTTCTCTTTCAATTCAGAAATTTCTTTTAGAGAAGAATCACTGAGAAGTTCATAATACCGCCACATTAACTGGTCAGAAATAGACATGATCTTACCAAACATTTCCTGTGGAGGTTCGGTAATTCCAATATAATTTCCCAAACTTTTGCTCATTTTTTGCACACCATCTAAGCCTTCTAACAGGGGAAGTGTCATTACAACCTGAGGTTCTTGACCAAAGTCCCGTTGGAGTTCTCTGCCTACCAAAAGATTAAATTTTTGGTCAGTGCCCCCAACTTCTACATCGGCTTGTAAAGCAATAGAATCATATCCTTGAAGAAGAGGGTAGATAAACTCATGGATACTAATTGGCTGTTCATTCAAAAATCGCTTATGAAAATCATCTCTCTCCAACATTCGGGCTACAGTGTAATGAGAACAGAGTTTTACCACATCAATAGCTGACATTTTACTCAACCAGCTACTGTTGAAAACAACTTTAGTCCTAGTTGGTTCCAAAATCTTAAAAATTTGTTCTTCATAGGTTTGGGCATTAATTAAAACCTCTTCCCTGGTCAGGGCCGGCCTTGTTTCTGATTTACCAGAAGGATCACCAATCATAGCTGTAAAATCACCAATAAGAAAATAGACATCATGTCCTAATTCTTGGAAATGCTTTAGTTTCTGAAGTAAGACAGTATGTCCCAGATGAATGTCTGGGGCAGTAGGGTCAAAACCTGCTTTCACCTTTAAAGTTCGCTTTTTAGTATGAGCAGATATCAATTTTTGCTTTAATTCTTTTTCAGAGATAACTTCTACTACACCTCTTAAAAGCAGGTTTAACTCTTCCTCAATGCTCATTTGTAACCTCTATAATTCGTTTTACGGATTGTGTTTTACCAGATGAGGTATCTATGGTAACAACCACTCCTTGTAAAGAACAAGGACCTTTTTCTGGTTTAAATCTCTGTGGTAATTGAGTCAAAAACTTTTTTAGTGCTGTTTCTATTTTCATACCGATAACTGAGTATAGAGCTCCTGTCATTCCCACATCAGTGATATAACCAGTCCCTTGGGGAAGAATAGTTTCATCGGCTGTTTGAACATGGGTATGTGTTCCTAAAACAGCACTTATTTTCCCATCCAAAAACCAACCCATAGCCTTTTTTTCTGAAGTAGCTTCAGCATGAAAATCTAATAAAATAATAGGTGTAATTGGCCTCATATTTTCTATAATGGTTTCTGCCACGCGAAAGGGACAATCTAAATTTTGCATAAATACCCGTCCTTCTAAATTTATTATACCTAATTTTAAACCTGAATGTAATGTGAATATAGTCCAACCTTTACCTGGAACACCAGGAGGATAATTAGCAGGTCTAAGAAGCCTGTTAGTCTGTTCTAAATAAGGTAAAATTTCCTTTTTTTTCCAAACATGGTTTCCAGAAGTAATTATATTAATTCCATTATCAAATAATTCCTCAGCAATTTTAGGTGTGATGCCCAAACCTCCTGCTGCATTCTCACCATTGGCAATAATACAATCTAATTTGTATTTTTCCCGAAGTTCCGGTAGCTTCTGATAAACTATTTTCCTTCCTGACTTTCCCACAATGTCCCCAATAAAAAAAATTTTAACTTCATCATTTGGCATAAGCAACGGCTCTTTTTTCTCTGATTACAAACACTTTAATCTGTCCAGGATAACGCACCTCCTGTTCTATCCGTTTGGCCACATCATGAGCCAATAGGGTAATGTCTTCGTCACTTAAAAGCTCACTTTCAACTATAATTCTTACCTCACGCCCGGCCTGAATAGCATAGGCTTTACATACCCCATCAAAACTCTGGGCAATTTTTTCTAGATTTTCTATCCTTTTTATGTAAGATTCTAAGGTTTCTTTTCTCGCTCCTGGTCTAGCACCAGAAAGTGTGTCAGCGGCTGAGACTAGAATAGCTAAAACAGTTTCAGGGGGAACGTCTTCATGATGAGCAGCTATGGCATGAACAATTGCCTCTGTCTCTCCATATTTTTTAGCTAACTCAGCTCCGATCAAGGCATGTGGCCCTTCCACTTCATGATCCACAGCCTTTCC contains these protein-coding regions:
- a CDS encoding TIGR00282 family metallophosphoesterase, producing the protein MPNDEVKIFFIGDIVGKSGRKIVYQKLPELREKYKLDCIIANGENAAGGLGITPKIAEELFDNGINIITSGNHVWKKKEILPYLEQTNRLLRPANYPPGVPGKGWTIFTLHSGLKLGIINLEGRVFMQNLDCPFRVAETIIENMRPITPIILLDFHAEATSEKKAMGWFLDGKISAVLGTHTHVQTADETILPQGTGYITDVGMTGALYSVIGMKIETALKKFLTQLPQRFKPEKGPCSLQGVVVTIDTSSGKTQSVKRIIEVTNEH
- the tyrS gene encoding tyrosine--tRNA ligase; amino-acid sequence: MSIEEELNLLLRGVVEVISEKELKQKLISAHTKKRTLKVKAGFDPTAPDIHLGHTVLLQKLKHFQELGHDVYFLIGDFTAMIGDPSGKSETRPALTREEVLINAQTYEEQIFKILEPTRTKVVFNSSWLSKMSAIDVVKLCSHYTVARMLERDDFHKRFLNEQPISIHEFIYPLLQGYDSIALQADVEVGGTDQKFNLLVGRELQRDFGQEPQVVMTLPLLEGLDGVQKMSKSLGNYIGITEPPQEMFGKIMSISDQLMWRYYELLSDSSLKEISELKEKVQKGSLHPKEVKKQLALEIVTRFHGQKAAKEAEIEFERVFKHKKLPKKIEEIAISWPEGKIWLPKLLQLAHFTSSTSEAKRLIIQGGVKINQEKVMSPETEIPSGKTYLIQLGKKKFKKVKIFSKNKA
- the dnaA gene encoding chromosomal replication initiator protein DnaA; translation: MDFKQAGLDNLWQKVKEKLAQTLPPNSFQIWIQPLVLLKTEGDRIILGCPNSFFLQWVKRHFYHFLKEAWRQYAPEYNDVIFKTVKNKKKTSIAVPQPTLPLAYPRLCENFTFKEFIVGRTNQYAYTAAYNLANDHLDQPIFFCSDTGLGKSHLSQSIANHMISSGKYTKILYITAEDFTNEMVSALKEHRIHEFKKKYRRDCNVLILENIHFLSGKEKIQTELNYTLDVLWERRKKVVFTSLIYPQNIPGLKKELRSRIESSLMVPIDPPDFKMRLEILRKKAKGKNVLIPENVLEYLAQHIDGDVRRLESAINNIKARSLLQKRAIDLDLAKEVREMFTPRTSKINLSEIKKLVCQHYKINCEDLISKSRQKQIIIPRKLAIYLAKRYLNLSLTELGKNFRRHHSSILNALNSIEKEIKKREFLSREVKYLCKKIEEKM